One segment of Prionailurus bengalensis isolate Pbe53 chromosome X, Fcat_Pben_1.1_paternal_pri, whole genome shotgun sequence DNA contains the following:
- the SOWAHD gene encoding ankyrin repeat domain-containing protein SOWAHD: MAEPRGAANPGRKASLAATALSSRSAAPPRPPRADPSSLGRYRDHAAAAAASRDLHGSPMLSGTGSGRRRGALWELLGLQGAAPAGWLSEERAEEQSPAGPNGPGGGGGGGGLCLEPHEHAWILAAAEGRLEVLWEQLEAEPGLLLRCDPITGYTVLHWLAKHGCHEELILVYDFAQRRGLQLDVSASGSGGLTPLHLAALQGHDMVIKVLVGALGADPTRRDYSGHRACHYLRPDAPRSLRELSGAEDWETAGGRGRNNANNNSSGCAAAWTLRRTPSAVGATAVEKNYTPRKEKDYAGSRVAQIQGLFRQIFPFFQDR; the protein is encoded by the coding sequence ATGGCCGAGCCCCGAGGGGCCGCGAACCCGGGGCGCAAGGCCTCCCTCGCCGCCACCGCGCTGAGCTCGCGGAGCGCCGCGCCACCCCGCCCCCCGAGAGCGGACCCCAGCAGCCTGGGCAGGTACCGGGACcacgccgccgcggccgccgcctcccGGGACTTGCACGGCTCGCCGATGCTCTCGGGAACGGGCAGCGGCCGCCGGCGCGGAGCGCTGTGGGagctgctggggctgcagggggCGGCCCCCGCCGGCTGGCTGTCGGAGGAGCGCGCCGAGGAGCAGTCCCCGGCCGGGCCGAACGGtccggggggcggcggcggcggcggcgggctgTGCCTGGAGCCCCACGAGCACGCGTGGATACTGGCGGCCGCCGAGGGCCGCCTTGAGGTGCTGTGGGAGCAGCTGGAAGCCGAGCCCGGGCTGCTGCTGCGGTGCGACCCGATCACGGGCTACACGGTGCTGCACTGGCTGGCCAAGCACGGGTGCCACGAGGAGCTCATCCTGGTGTACGACTTCGCCCAGCGCCGGGGGCTGCAGCTCGACGTGAGCGCCTCGGGCAGCGGCGGCCTCACGCCCCTCCACCTGGCGGCCCTGCAGGGCCACGACATGGTCATCAAGGTGCTGGTGGGCGCCTTGGGGGCTGACCCCACGCGCCGCGACTACAGCGGCCACCGGGCCTGTCACTACCTGCGACCCGACGCGCCGCGGAGCCTGCGGGAGCTGTCGGGGGCCGAGGACTGGGAGACGGCGGGCGGCAGAGGGCGGAACAACGCCAACAACAACAGCAGCGGCTGCGCCGCCGCGTGGACGCTGCGACGGACCCCGAGCGCGGTGGGCGCGACCGCCGTGGAGAAGAACTACACGCCCCGAAAGGAGAAGGACTACGCGGGCAGCCGGGTGGCGCAAATTCAGGGCCTTTTCCGCCAAATATTCCCCTTCTTCCAGGACCGGTGA